In Catharus ustulatus isolate bCatUst1 chromosome 30, bCatUst1.pri.v2, whole genome shotgun sequence, the DNA window TGTAGGGACCCTGACTGGGCCATGGGTTTTGCTGAAGGTTATTCATGTCTTCTTGGTGTCTCTGGCAGCCTGGGGTGTGGGGAGCAGGAAGGGGGATGAGCAGGAAAAGGGGTGGGGGCTCATcactgcctctccctgcagcctgttGGCCAGTTATCCAGTGGAGAGTATGACCCCCAGAAGCAGCATGCTCCTGCCCAAGGTAATGTGATGGGTGTGACCAGTCTCCATCCTCTTTCATGGATCCCACTTGCTCCGATGGTGGGCACTGATGGGGGTCCAAGGTGGGCTGAAGCCCTGCTGACCACAGTGCTCCTGCTagcagggagagagaaatacccagctccagcaggcacATCTGGCCGCACAGACCTGTTTGATGACCCATCTTACGTCAACGTGCAGAACATGGACAAGACACGCCAAGCTTCAGCTGCCAGCAACCCAGCCACAGCCAACGGCAGCACACAGAGGGACCTTTTTGACATGAGTGAGTGGCACAGTAGCTGCTGCCAAAGTAGTGAATAGGTGGCTGTGTGCTTGGTCATGGttcccctgctcctctctccttgcAGAGCCCTTTGAAGATGCCCTGCGTGTGCCCCCATCTGTGCCTGTGGGGCTGCCCCCTGCCCAGGTGGTGGCCTccatggaggagcagctgagaaggGAGCCCTGGTACCATGGGAAAATGAGCCGCAAAGAGGCTGAGAAGCTGCTGAAGGTGAACGGAGACTTTCTGGTGCGGGAGAGCACCACCACCCCGGGCCAGTATGTGCTGACTGGCTTGCAGGGTGGGCAGCCCAAGCATTTGCTGCTTGTCGATCCTGAGGGAGTGGTGAGTCCATGTAGGGGCCTGGGGATGGAGCTTGGGACAGTGGGGGGAGATTCTAGGGGTTATGAGAACCACCAGAGCATTTGGGTTTTGCACTGCTCATCAGGGGACAACTCCAGGCTGagtttggggatggagagggcCTGGTGGAGCACGGGTTtgaggctgcagccccaggtctGTGCCTTGCCTGTGCCATGGGGGGTGGTGACTGGCCTCAATGGGCACTGACAGCCTCCTGAACACTCCTTTTCTGGCCCATCAGGTGCGGACAAAAGATCATCGCTTTGAGAGCGTCAGTCACCTCATCAGCTACCACATGGACAATCACCTGCCCATCATCTCGGCCGGCAGTGAgatgtgcctgcagcagccagtggAGAGGAGACCGTGAGCGCCCAGAGACCCCAGTGCACAGCACCCCCAATGCACAGCCCTCTGGCCGTGTTCCGTGCCCCAGGGAGCCCTCAGACTCTTCTAGGTGCTCCAACCAGGACTGAGCATGGACTTGGCTGAGGACAGGGCCTCTCTCCTTTCACCACATGGAGCTGGTGGCCATGGGGGGCTCAGGCTGTGAGTGCCTGCAGGGTGGGGAACTGTTCTTGCAAAGTCCCTGCCCTTTCAGCTCCAGCCtcttcagagcagctcagctcctaccaaaacccagccctgctgtcgTGCCACAGCCGTTCTTGTGCTCACCAGCACGGGCTCAGACTGGCAGGGCTGAGTCCCCCTGAGGCAGCCTGTCCTTCTCTCTGGCCCCTAGGCCAAGGAGGGGGCCCATGgggggctctgctcctccaagCACGAGGCCCTCGACTGTACCGGATCACTTTATGTGTTAACTCTGTGCCTTGACCCTGCAGGTCCCACACTCTTATGCAAGGGCAGGGGCTGGTTACAGAGCCTCCCCCATGCTCCCAGCACCCTGTACCCCATCCGTGACATGCTTGTGCTCCAGGACATGTGCCACCACgtccccttcctccctgcccgTCCCGGCTGGGCACGGGCAACTCTTCTGCACTTCTGGCAGCCCCGGGGGGTTGGCGGGAGGACCCCCCCCTGCATGCACAGTGTAACTCCCCCCAAGCCAAAGCGCAGCCCTGCCCCTCGCAGCCCCAGGGCCCTGGCCCCGCTATACCAAAGGAACTGGCGGTTGTATTAAAGTTGGTATTTCTCTAGGCCCTGGCTGGTGTGAGCTGGGGTGGGGGTGTCACTGTGGGCGGGTGGTTCCGCCTTGTGCAACCCTACGGGCGGTACATTCGTCCTTCTTCTTTCCCTCCCCCCCAGGACCTCGTACGTGGTTTGTCCCGTCTGTTCATTTCACCGCCCTCTTCCCCCTCCCGTCGCGCTGCACTTGGTTAGGTCCGGCCGAGGGGTGGGGTGGGAGTCTGCGGTGATTGACACAGCTCGCGCACTTCGCTCCGCCCCCCTCGCGCGCGCGGTGTGATTGGCCCCGCGTGGCTTCCGGTTCCGGTCGGGCCATGGCGGCGACGCGCGCGCTGTGAGGGCTATGGCGGCCCCGCACGCAGAGAAGCTGGAGGGAGcggtcccggccccgccgcccccgccggggCCCCCGCACcccgcgggcagcgctgccgccggCGGGCCCGGCCGGAAGCAGGGGAAGGCAGGTAAGCGTGGGTGGGCCGGGGTCCGGGTGGGTGGGGgtcgccccggccccgctgacGCGGCCTCTCTTGTCCCCGCAGGGCTGCAGATGAAGAGCCCCGAAAAGAAGCGGCGCAAGTCCAACACGCAGGTAAGGCCGGGctcggggcggcgcgggggccgGGGACAGGCTCCAGCAATCCTGACCGCCACCTTCTTCCCGCAGGGCCCTGCCTATTCGCACCTCTCGGAGTTCGCCCCGCCGCCCACTCCCATGGTGGACCACCTGGTAGCCTCCAATCCCTTCGAGGATGATTTCGGGGCCCCCAAGGTGGGGGCGGCTCCTGCCCccttcctgggcagccctgTCCCCTTCGGCGGTTTCCGCATGCAAGGGGGGATGTCGCCGCAGGTGCCCCCTGGTTACGGCGGGGGTCCCCAGCCGCTGCGGAGGCAGGCCCCCCCTTTCGCCCCCGGGCAGATGGGCCCGGCCTTTAGCATGCCTCCCCAGAATCCAAACTACGTGCAGCCGGGGGGCTTGACCTTCGCTGGGCAGCCCTTCAGCCAGCCCCTTGGACAGAACTTTAGCCCCCCGATGGGGCAGCTCATGCAGGGGCCTGTTGCGGGCTTCGGGCCTATGATGTCCCCCACTATGGGGCAGCCCCCGCGGGGGGAAATGGGTCCCGGGCCAGCCCTCAACCCCCCCGGGGGGCCAGCAGTGGCTCAGCGCTTCAGCCAACCCAGCAACCTCTTTGGACAATCGCCCATGCAGCGCCCCGGGCAGAACATGCCACCCCTGCCCCCCACAGCCAGTCCCTTCCCTGGGGCGGATCCCAGCTTCCCTACTAGCAGCGAAGAGGGGGGCAAGAACCCTCCCCCCAGCACCTTcgcccaggagcagcactcgGGATCCCCCGCCACTGTCAATGGGGCACAGCCTGGGTTTGCCCCCAACAGTGCTGGCCGCAGTGCCAGCACCCCCGAGACCAATAgcctgccactgccaccccctGGCAAGGCCACCAGCACCTCGGGGCACCAGCCACCACCAGGGCTCGTGTACCCCTGCGGGGCCTGTCGCAACGAGGTGAACGATGACCAGGACGCCATCCTGTGCGAGGCCTCCTGCCAGAAGTGGTTCCACCGAGAGTGCACGGGGATGACCGAGAACGCCTATGGGCTGCTCACCACTGAGGCCTCTGCTGTCTGGGCCTGTGACTTCTGCCTCAAGACGAAGGAGATCCAGTCAGTCTACATCCGGGAGGGCATGGGACAGCTGGTGACCGCCAACGATGGCTGAGCCACCATTCAGCTGCCATGTACAGCTTTCCCCCACTGATTTAGGaccaaacccccattttttgtAGCTGTTGCCCCCCTGCCAGCCAGAGAGGCACTGCCATGcactggctgtggctgctcacCGGGCACTGCTTGCCACTGGGACCCACCAGGGGATCTGGGACGGTGCCGGCTCTGCCCTTGTCAGCCCTTTGCTGTGGGCAAGGCTCTGGCCCCGGTGCACCGGCTTTGTGAGGGCTGAGGCTTCCTGGTGCTCCACAGTGCTGCCCCCAGTTAGGTCATTGCCCTTGCAGAGGGCACCTCCTGGGCCATGCAGCAGTCCCGGTGCCCCTTGCTCCGGTGCTCGGGATGATCCCAGTACCCGCTCCCCACCCCACGTCCGTCCGTTTTAGCCAATCGTTAACGGAAATTTTTGTACCGTCGTTATAAAACTCTTAAACGCGCGTGTCGGTGTCTGTCGCAGGATCCGGGGGTGGCGGTGTCTGTGTGGGACCGGGCGGGGGTGCCGTGGGGAGGGGAGTGTTCGGTaccggcggggccgcgcccgcTGTTCCGCCCCCCGCTCGCGTCACGGGCCCGCCCTGGCTCGGGGGCGGTGCGGCCCCGGCGAAAGTTCCGGGCCGGACGAGGAGGGTGCAGGTACCGCCCGGGGCACGGGGAGGCGGCTCCGCTGCCAGGCCGGGACCGCCATCGGGACGGGGCTCGGGGGAGCCGGCGCACCTCGGACGGAGCCGTGGGAAGCGGAGAAGAAGGGGTTGTCAGCGGCGGGGCAGTCACTCCCAGAGCGGGTCTGGGTCCTGGGAGGGTGTTGGGGGAAGAGAGGGGTGGGGGCTGCTCCAGACCCCCTTCCATGCTGCCGCTTTGCTGTGGGGCGGTGCGATCCCGACCTGGGCCCCTGGTTTCTCCACGCCAAGCTCTGCGTCTGCCGTCCACCTGCTGGGCGGCATCACCGGCTAAAAATACCCCGCGACAGCAGCTGGTGTCAGTGGGGGTGGAGCCGCAGAGCCGGTGCACCGGGACGGCTCCCTAAAAGCCCCCCAGCCACAGGCTGGAGGGACTGGCTGGTACCGGGACCATGGTTCTCCTGGTCACAtccagctggtgctgggagctgggtcATGTCCCACTGTCTGCGTGTCCGCCCGTCTGTCTCCTTGCAGGTTGCACTGGACTGACCCTATGGCGGAGAAATTGGATCCCCGAGAttcagagagcagctgggtgctggcaggcagTGAGGTGAGGGCTGGCAGCCCCCCAGAGCAGACCCTCACTGCTTGAGATCTCTAGGGcaacatcccagagctgtgcatcTCATGCCTTGGGGGCTTAAGGCTGccccccagagctggagacCCCTGGACACACCTCCAGAGCCTGCCTaaggctgcaggcagagtgGGGCACATGGAGGTCAGAGCTAAAGGTGtctctccctgtgtccccccttCCCCTAGGGTCTGCCCATTGATACGGTGGGTCCAGAGCAGGACTCAACCTCCCATGGGTCTGACGATGAGGaactggaggaggagaaggatgaaGGCACCAATGAGACAATCACAGGCAGGCAGCCACCATGGGTATGGGGCAAACCTGGTGTCACTTTCCTGTGCCACTGTCTCATCCCCatgctctgcctctccccagctgtGACCACCAATGGTGCCACTACCTTTCCCAGCCAGACCTTGTGCCctgagggcagcaggcagggggtGAGTCGGAACCAGGAgacctggggctgagctggaacTGGTGGGCTGCTCCCGACAGAGGGACACCCCATGTGCTGGTGCCTATGTCTGCAGGACCCAGAGGAGTGTGAGGACTCCAAGGAGtgggcagtgcctgccctgcatgactctgcagagcccagcaggttGGAAGGCAACGAGCAGGAGGAGCCAAATGCTGAGGctgagccacagccctgccctgacaCCCCCCAAGCAGGTTAGGGCCTCAGAGGGGACTGGCCTGGGGGAatgtgtgctggctgtgtttAGGTGTAGACCTTCCCTGGAGGTCTCCCCCATCTCCCACTAGGGCCAACAGTGGAGGACGTGTGCTGTaccagcagtgacagtgacatggAGGGGCTGCGGTGGCGGCAGGGCCACAAGCCCCATGCTGGGCCCCCCACTGTCACCCCTGCCCCACACCAGGGAGCACCAGACAGTGGTGATGATGGGCTCAGTATGAGCAAGTACCTGCTGGGTGCCTTGGCAGTGgttgctgtggggctgctgatCATTACTGGTAAGTGGGGGGTCCCAGTGGCTAAGGCCCCAGGGACTGGGTAGGGTCCAGACATccccctcattgtcccctcctctccccaggtGGTATCTACGACGTGGCAGATGGTGAGTACAGGTGACTAACCCACCCAGGCAGGGGGACATCTTGCAGCACTCTGGATATTCAGACCCATGTCCTTCTCTGCAGACCCTGTGGAGAGTATGAGGAGCTGGGACTTTGCTGCTGGGGAGCAAGAGTCTCTGCTGTCCATAGACAGCAATGTAAGGAGGGATTTCAAGCCCTGAGTGAGGGCAGAGGGTGTCCTCAATGCCCTCAGGGCTCCCAACCTTCCTGTCCTCCAGGACTCTGAGCAGAAGCTCCCTCTGCCAGATGCTGGGGACTCACAGAGTGTGCAGTCCATGAGCCAACTCCTGGACAAGCTGGCCAAAGAGAACCAGGAGATCCGGCTCATGCAGGCAGAGCTACAGGTTGGTGCCCAGTGCCATGtctcagtgctgtgtcctggtgctgctctcccGCTGCCACCTCTTTCACAGCCCCCCACCCCTGCTCTAGGCCCACAAGGAAGATCTGCGGGCACTGCTGCACAAGAGTGAgggtgaggcagcagcagccggagcgcagcagcagagcctggccgCGGAAAACGCGCGGCTGCGCGCGGCGCTGGAGCGGGAGGTTGCCGCGCTGCGGGAGGCCCGGGCTGAGCTGCGGCGCCTGCAGGCTCCAGGGgcaccaggcagccccagggagccaacagcagagcagccacGTGCCACAGGTGCACCAGTGCATGGCAAGGCTGCGGCACGGCGGCACAGCAGTCTGGAGTCGTTGCGGCGGGAGCTAGCGGACACCCTGGACCGTGCGCGGGGCTCTGGGGATCACAAGGGGCTTGTGGAGGAGCTAAGcaccctggagcagcacctggcccaggtgctggaggcagagggGTTGGGATCCTTCTCCACACCCTGGAAGAAGCCATTCAAGGTGGAGAAGGAGAGCAAGTGGCACAAGCAGCATGGCGCCAGGGGGTCCCCCCAtgagcaggagaggagagaacATGGCAAACCCCACAAGAAGGATCCCCGAACCCCCCGTGAGCACAAGCCAGGCAAACCCTGGGGGAAGCCGTCTCACAGCCACCCCCATCACAACCACCCCCAGCATGGTTCCCATGAGTTGCCCTGGCTCAGGCGGTACCGGGCACCACAGGGCTGTTCTGGGGTGACTGACTGTGCCCACAAGGAAGGCCGGGAAGTGCTTGGGGCTGCACTGGAGCCagtgcagaaggtgcagttccTGCAACTGCTGGAGAGCTTCATGGGGCAGCTGGGCTTGGGGAGACAATTTGGAAGGCTGGCACCACAGCTTGATGGAGCCTTTAGAGCTGATGGTGTCTTTGCCCATGACCGCCTGCGGTTTGTGGATTTTGTGGATGATGTGGAGGACCTGCTTGAGGACGtggcatggcaggagtgggGCAACAAGGAGGCAGTTGATGGCTTTGAGGAGTACATGCTGCGGCACTACAGCGGGTGAGCTGGGGTGAGTGGTGCTGGGGGGTCCCCCAGGGATTCCCCCCTCCTGCACCTCATCACACCTCCCCTTCTCTTGCAGCACCTCCGGGAATGTGTGGAGCCAGAGAGCCCCGAGGCAGCATGGCACACGTGGGTAGAGCCAAGGGGGCAGTAGTGGAGGAGTGTAGTgtgccagcacccccagcaaGGGCTCCCCACATGCTGTTTGTGGGGGTCTGGGAGCTACCACTGTACCCTGTAGGGCCAAGTAGGGCCACATCCCCAACTAAATGCACTGTGTGATGCTGCACTGCCACCATGAATAAAGTCACtactgggcagagctgtgtgggtgTGGGGAAAATGGTGCTGGGggtgaggggaagggagggtgCTAAGGGAAGAGGGCTGGGGGAATGGGGGTTCAGAGAAGGAATAGGCCATGTAAcgggagagcagaggggatgaGTGCTGTGGGCAAAGAAGGTGCttgagagggaaggaagaagtgcaaggaggaggaagggccgCTGGGGGAGAGGGGTGCATTTGAAAAAGGGGGACAGAGAGGAATATGGTGTTTTGGAAGTGAAGGGGATTGCTGGGGAGAAGAAAGGCtgttggggacacagggagaaaatggggatttaGAGGGGGAATAGTGAAGAGGAAAGGGGAGTGCTGGAGGAAGTGATGGACAGTTGAAAAAGTGAGGTGCAGAGGGGGAATATGGATGTTGAGGAGGAAGGGTGCTCGGTGAGAAAAGGGGGTACTGGGGGAAATGGATGCTGGGAGAAAGTGGGGTGCAGAAGCAGAATATGGTTGTTGGGGGCAGAGTGCTGAGGGAATGCAAATGTTCGGAGGAAAGGGCATTTTGGGAGGAGCAGGGCGCTGGGGAAAGGGAGTTTCAGAGGAGAATGGAGGGTGTGAGGAGGAAGTGCGGGCgctgggggaaagggagggCAGAAGGCTGCTGGGGGTAAAGGATGCTGAGGATACAGGATACCGGGAGGCACAGGATACTGGGGGTGAAGGATGCTGGGGGTACAGGATGCTGGTAATAAGTAGGCTGGGGATACAGGATACTGGGAGGTACAGGATGCTGGGAATAAGTAGGCTGGGGATACAGGGTACTGGGAGGTACAGGATGCTGGGGGTACAGGATGCTGGGGGTACGGGATGCTGGGGGATACAGAGTCCTGGCAGCACGGGATGCTGAGGGTGCAGGATGCCGGGGGTAGAGGATGCTGGAGGGTACAGGATCCTGGAGGTGCAGGatcctgggggctgcaggatgctggggaGGTACAGGATACTGGTGGGTATAGGATACTGGTGGGTACAGGATACTGGTGGGTACAGGACGCTGGGAGTACAGGATGCTGGGTGTACGAGTTGCTGGGGATACAGGGTCCTGGGGCTACAGGATGCTGGGGAGGTACAAGATGCTGAGAGGTACAGGATGCTGGAGGGTACAGGCTCCTGGGGGTGCAGGATCCTGGGGGCTACAGGATGCTGGGGAGGTACAGGATGCTGAGAGGTACAGGATGCTGGGGGGCAGGACCCGCCATGTCCCCGCGGGGATTCGCACGCACCCTCTGTGCGGTGCTGGCTCTGTCCGGGAGGGGGCGCCGTGAGACGGacgggggcggggccaggggcGGGGCCAGAGGCGGGGCCGGTGGGGCCaccggggcggggccgggggcggggcggacccagggggcggggcccggggcggggccgggcggacCCAGGGGGCGGGGTCGctgggggggcggggccggagcgCCCATGGCGGCGCCGCGcgtggtgctgctgctgagcgGGAAGAGGAAATCGGGGAAGGATTTCGTGGCCGAGGAGTTGCGGAGCCGGTACCGGGCGGGGCGGGACTCTGCCTGGGGTGTGGGCGGGGAAGGCACGGGGTGTGCGGATAGTACCGGAGGACAGAAAGGCCGGGACTTGGACGAGCGGAACCGGTGACAGTGCCCATCCCGCTTACCCCTCTCCCACAGGCTGGGCCCCGATGTCTGCACCATTCTGCGCCTCTCTGGGCCCCTCAAGGAGCAGTACGCCAAGGTACCACGGCCGTGCCGAGCCTTGTCACACCCCGccgagctgtgccaggacactGCCGAGCTGTGCCGTCCCACGCTCACACCATACCACACCATGACGTACCGTGCCACACCATCCTGAGCTGTGCCGGGCACTGCCGTGTCCTGCCACATGCTGTGCCGTCTCACTCTCACACTTGTACCACACCGAGCCGTGCCATGCCACGCTGAGTTGTGCGGGAGCAGTTCTGTGCCTTCCCGTGCTCATCCCGTGCTACACCACAGTGCTGAGCcgtgccctgctctgctgctctgtgctgtgccatctGATGCTTTGCcatgctgtgctgagctgtgccatgcTGCACCACACCAGACTATGTCAGGACATGCTGTGCCAAGCTGTGCCATCCCACAATCACGCTGTACCACACTGTGCCAAGCTTTTgcgtgctgtgctgtgctgtactGACCCATCCCGTTCCACCTGTGCTGAGGCGTGGCATGTCACAACACATGTGCCATGCCATGCTCGTTGGCCAGGCCATGCCTACTGACCCCCCTTCCCCACAGGAGCATGGTCTCGACTTTCAGCGGCTCCTGGATGCCAGCACCTACAAGGAGACGTTCCGTCAGGACATGATCCGCTGGGGCGAGGAGAAGCGCCGCACCGACCCCGGCTTCTTCTGCCGGGCAGCAGTCGAGGGGGCACTGCAGCCAGTGTGGGTGAGTTTTGGGGAGTGCagaggggtgctggggacagaggacaGGTGCTGATGGAGCCCCTGCGCAGGTGGTGAGTGACACACGGCGCCTCTCGGATGTGGAGTGGTTCCGGGATGCCTACGGGGATGTGGTGCAGACTGTGCGGGTGGTGGCTGCTGAGGAGACAAGGAAGAGGAGGAACTGGGTCTTTGTCACTGGTGAGCAAGTGAGGGGCAGCTTCGCCTAGTGTGACACCAAAACTGGGGTTGCCCAATGGGCACAAGTCTGCTGCCTCCACTACCGTTCCTTGGCAGTGGGAGCAAGAGGCTTTGGATCAAGGCCCCGAGCTCGGGGGGTGAGGTCATGATGGGGGTACAGACAGACATATCCTGACCATCCTTGGGgcctccctgggctctgtgctgccaggggtGGACGACGCTGAATCTGAGTGCGGCCTGGACCAGGGAGTGGCCTTTGATTGGGTGATCACCAATGACGGGGATGAGGTGGCCCTGGGCGagcagctggagatgctggTGCAGTCACTCCACAGGAGCCTATAGCTCCATGTCTCTCAACTGAGCATCATCCCtgagctctccccagcccttcAGCATCTCCCCCTCCACCTCCTGCTAATGCTTCCTGCTCTGGAATAAAGCTCTGACACTGAGAACTGCTGCCACACTAAGCCTGTGTCTCATTTCTGGGGAAGGGACACACAGGTCATCCcgccccacccctgccatgggtttCCCAGCTTTTGGGCAGCAGAAGTGCAGTTCAATACCTTCTGTCCAAGCAGAGGGTCACCAGCTGGATGTTTCATGGTGTCTTTTAATAAGGTTTCTAGCTGCCCTAGTATCTTTTAATACTGTTACTAGCAATTCCCTACAGATTATCTGCTTCCCAAACTCATACACTTATatctgctcctctccagcaaC includes these proteins:
- the PYGO2 gene encoding pygopus homolog 2, yielding MAAPHAEKLEGAVPAPPPPPGPPHPAGSAAAGGPGRKQGKAGLQMKSPEKKRRKSNTQGPAYSHLSEFAPPPTPMVDHLVASNPFEDDFGAPKVGAAPAPFLGSPVPFGGFRMQGGMSPQVPPGYGGGPQPLRRQAPPFAPGQMGPAFSMPPQNPNYVQPGGLTFAGQPFSQPLGQNFSPPMGQLMQGPVAGFGPMMSPTMGQPPRGEMGPGPALNPPGGPAVAQRFSQPSNLFGQSPMQRPGQNMPPLPPTASPFPGADPSFPTSSEEGGKNPPPSTFAQEQHSGSPATVNGAQPGFAPNSAGRSASTPETNSLPLPPPGKATSTSGHQPPPGLVYPCGACRNEVNDDQDAILCEASCQKWFHRECTGMTENAYGLLTTEASAVWACDFCLKTKEIQSVYIREGMGQLVTANDG
- the PBXIP1 gene encoding pre-B-cell leukemia transcription factor-interacting protein 1 is translated as MAEKLDPRDSESSWVLAGSEGLPIDTVGPEQDSTSHGSDDEELEEEKDEGTNETITAVTTNGATTFPSQTLCPEGSRQGDPEECEDSKEWAVPALHDSAEPSRLEGNEQEEPNAEAEPQPCPDTPQAGPTVEDVCCTSSDSDMEGLRWRQGHKPHAGPPTVTPAPHQGAPDSGDDGLSMSKYLLGALAVVAVGLLIITGGIYDVADDPVESMRSWDFAAGEQESLLSIDSNDSEQKLPLPDAGDSQSVQSMSQLLDKLAKENQEIRLMQAELQAHKEDLRALLHKSEGEAAAAGAQQQSLAAENARLRAALEREVAALREARAELRRLQAPGAPGSPREPTAEQPRATGAPVHGKAAARRHSSLESLRRELADTLDRARGSGDHKGLVEELSTLEQHLAQVLEAEGLGSFSTPWKKPFKVEKESKWHKQHGARGSPHEQERREHGKPHKKDPRTPREHKPGKPWGKPSHSHPHHNHPQHGSHELPWLRRYRAPQGCSGVTDCAHKEGREVLGAALEPVQKVQFLQLLESFMGQLGLGRQFGRLAPQLDGAFRADGVFAHDRLRFVDFVDDVEDLLEDVAWQEWGNKEAVDGFEEYMLRHYSGTSGNVWSQRAPRQHGTRG
- the PMVK gene encoding phosphomevalonate kinase, encoding MAAPRVVLLLSGKRKSGKDFVAEELRSRLGPDVCTILRLSGPLKEQYAKEHGLDFQRLLDASTYKETFRQDMIRWGEEKRRTDPGFFCRAAVEGALQPVWVVSDTRRLSDVEWFRDAYGDVVQTVRVVAAEETRKRRNWVFVTVGARGFGSRPRARGVRS